DNA from Gemmatimonadaceae bacterium:
CGCGATCTGCAGCGAGAGATTCGCGCGCTGCGGGAGCCCGATCTTGAGCGAGTTGAAGTTGATGTTCAGGTTGCCGGACATCGTCCAGGGCCCCTGACACGAGTTGCGCGCCGCAAAGCCGCCCATCTGGCTGCGGAGGCAGCTCACCGCTTCCTTGGTACCCGTCGCCAGCAGGTTGTTCAGACCGGCCTGCAGGGTCGGATCGCTGACCTTGGTCGGATCGAAGACGAACGCCCGGTCGTTGCCGTAGCTGTCGCCGTTGATGTCCTGATTGACCGTCGGCGTGTAGTTGATCCCCGAGCGGAAGTTGCCGCCCCACTGCACGCGCACCGCGTCGAAGAAGTTGTAGCTGAGCGAGTACTGGATCTGATGCCGGGCGAAGTTCGTCCCTCGCGACCACTCGGTGCCCAACGGCAGCCCCACGGTGCTGTTGAAGCCGAGGTACTCTTCGCGCACGTCGGCCAGCACGTAGGACACGTTCCAGCTCCACTGCGAATTGAACTGGAGCGGGCGCAGGCTGAAGGTCAGCTGCCGACTCTCCGACTCGAGATTCGACGTCTGCTGCGTCACGCGGCCGTAGGCGTCCACCTTGCGGGCCTGGCGCCAGGCGATCTGGCCCGTCGTGGGCACGATGGCGGTCGGCGTCACGTAGACCGGGCGGTTGCCTTCATTCGCCAGCGTGAACCCCTGGATGCCCGGGAAGTTCATGTCCACGAAGCCCTGCTGGAACTGATTGCGCGAATAGGTCGCGTCGATCGTCGCCGTGAGGCGGTTCTTCAGAATGGCGCCCGACCACGACAGGTTCGAGCGCAGGGCCCGCTGCGCGAGATAGTCCTGCGAGAAGAGCGTGACGTTCGGCGTGGAGGCCGAGAAGATGGTGCCGTTCGTGCCGTCGGCGCAGGCGCTCGGGATGTTGGTCGTGTTGGCCGCGTACTGCGTCCAGTTCGGGATCGGCGTCGCCGCACCGATGCAGTTGAGCTGCAGCGGGGCGTTCGGCAGACCGGTGTTGTCGATGGCGTTCGACATGAGCTGCGTGCCCGGCATGTTCTGGAACAGACCGATACCGCCGCGGATGACCGCCCGCGGGGCGCGGATCATGCCGGGGAGCAGCGCCATCTGGTCGGCCTGACCGAGCGTCCACGAGAAGCCGATGCGCGGGCTGACGTAGAGCTTGTTCGGGGCGTAGGCATTGTCCACGCCGAACTTGCTCTCCACATCCGCGTTGTACTGCGGCGCCCGGCCAAAGTGATTGCCGTCCACGCGCACACCGTACTGGACCTGCAGATCGTTGGTCGGGCGCCAGGCATCACCCAGCGACATTGCCCCCACGATCTGGTTGCCGGTCCGCGTGCGCGGCGTCAGCGTGCGGGTGAACGACGCCGGCTTGTTCGCCTGCAGATCCGCCAGTGAGTTGAAGCTGAACGTTCCCCACTCGTTGTTCGTGAAGTCCTGCGAGAACGCATCACGGCGCAGCTCGGTCGTGAGCTTTACGCGATGGCGGTTGCTCGCCGAGAACCAGGACAGCGTGTTGTTGAAGGCCAGCGAGGAGTTGCCGCTGCCCACGTTGAGGCTCGGCGAGCCGCCGAAGAGCAGGTTGCTCACCGACGCGGACCCGTCGCTGAGGTCGGAGTTCACCCGCACGATGCCCGACGGCAGCGTGAGGTACGGATCCGACTGGCTCTTGCTGGCGCTGTAGCCGAGCGTCGTTTCGGTGAAGAGGCCGCCCCAGCCGACCTGCCCGCTGTGCCGGAGCTGCGTGGAGCCGCTGTAGTTGAGACGCGTGCCATCACGCGACGGCGTGAAGAGGCTCGCCGCCCCGCCGCCGAAACCACCGAACCCGCCACCGGCACCGACCGGCGAGGTATTCGTGAAGTTCCCCGACGTGGTGAACGAGTACGTGCTGCCGCGCTTCGAATTCTGCGGCACATAGTCGAACTGGCTGAGGAGCGACCCACGGGACACGATGCGCTGCGACGAGTAGTCGCCCACCGTGACCGGGATGTTCGAGCTGCCCAGAATGTTCAGCAGGCGCGACACCGAGTCCGGCGAGACACCGGCCGTCTGGAATCCGATATCGTTGCCGCTCAGCAGCGTCTGCACATCCTGCATGCGGCGGTCGAACTGGAACGACCCATTGTAGAACGCGCGGTCGGCCTTGATCGGGCCACTGGCCGAGCCACCGAGCGACAGGTTGGTGTACTGCTGCCCGGTCGCGATCCCCGCCTTGTCGGCAAACTGGAGCGACGGGGCGATGAGATTGGAGCTCAGCGAGCGGCTGACGAAGTTCGAGCCCGAGCGGGTGCGCACCTGGAGCTGGCCACCGGAGAAGCCGCCACGCGACACATCGTAGGGCGCGGTGGCGAGCGACGTCGTCACCATCGCATCGCGCGGCAGGTTCGCGTCGCCGAAGTTCAGGCCGTTGAGCTGCGTGTTGTTCTGATCGCCGCCGAGGCCCAGCACCGAAAACTGGTCGGCCCCGCCGTCCGTGCCGACGAGCAGCTGGACACCGGGAATGGCCGACGCCATGGCAGCGAGATCGCCCATCTGCTCGGCGGAGAGCAGCGCCGCGACGTCATCACCCACCGTCTTTTCCGTGCCCGAGACGTCGGAGACCGTGTCGGAGCGCGACGCTGCCACGCGTTCCGTCACCTGCACCGCCGCGAGTTCGATCGCCGCCGGCGACAGGCGCGCATTGGCGATCAGGATTTCCTGATCGGCCGTGCGCTTGACCTGCATGCGACGCGGCGTGAGGCCGACCGACGAGAACGTCACCCAGTAGTCGCCTTCACCGCCCGGGAAGGAGATCGTGTACCGGCCGTTCTTGTCGGTGCGCGCCGTGCGACTGACGTTGCCGGTCAGGGTCGTGGCCGTCACGAGCACATTCGCGATCGGCAACGTGTCCGTCCCGGTCACGCGACCTCGAATGATGTCGACGTTCTGCGCGCTGGCGGTTGCTTGTCCTGCGACAAGCAGCGCCAGCACACAGACGAGGCGACGGATGACTGCGGAAAGTGAAGACATGAGTAGGCGGTCTTGCTGGTCACCAACGGAATCGAGCGCGGCCATCGCGCTGGAAATGCAGAGAAAGAGGGCGTGCGCCTTCTGGGGGTCATATGCGGAGCCGTGGCGATTCGTTGGGGCGGCGTTAAGACCCGCCGGCCCGATTCCGCCCGAAGCACCCACACGCCAGTGGTCGCGATACGGGTGCGGTTCGTCCCGATGGGTCCATTCAGGCGGTGACGACCCGGTGACAGCCCCACCCCATATCTTTGGGGCATGGAAATCCTGCGTGATCCGCTATGGAACAACATCCGGCTCGACCCGCTGGCGCTCACCCTGCTCGAGACGCCCGTGGTGCAGCGCCTGCGCTACGTGCGCCAGCTCGGCCTGGCCTTCCTGGTCTACCCGGGCGCCACCCATTCCCGGTTCGAGCATGCGCTCGGTGCCTGGCACCTCGCCGGCATGGCCATGCGCCTCCTCGAAGAGCGCGGCGCACTCGCCGGCATCAGCGTCCGCGACCAGCAGGTCGTGCGCGCGGCCGCCCTGCTCCATGACGTGGGCCACTACCCGTTCTCGCACGCGCTCGAGGAGATCGGTGTCACCGACCACGAGGAAGTCGCCCGCCCGCTGATCACGAGTGGTATCATCGCCGACCATCTGCAGGCCGCGCTCGGCCCAACGGCCCCCGAGGAGATCTTCGCCCTCATCGCCGGACGCAGCGCGCACCCGCTGCAGGGGCTCATCTCGGGGTCGATCGATCTGGACAAGATCGAGTACCTCAAGCGCGACGCGACGATGTGTGGCGTCCCCTACGGCGAGATCGATGTCGATCGGCTGCTCAATTCACTCGTGGTGGTCAGCACGAGCGAGGGCGCGCGTGCCGTTGGGGTGCACGAGAAGGGCCTCTCCGCGCTCGAATCCCTGCTGTTCGCCAAGTACCAGATGTATCGCAACGTGTACTGGCACCATGCGGTGCGCAGCGCCACGGCGATGTACAAGCGACTGGTCGCGGTGGCGATTGAAACCGGCGCGGTCGATTCGCGAGCTGTGGCGCGCTTCACCGATGAAGGACTGCTCGTCCACCTCGACACACCGTCACTGTGCGCGGAGGCCCGGCAGCTGCTCGATGCCATACGCGTACGCCAGCTGCACAAGCGCGCCTACGAGTGTCCGGCCGCGACGCTTGGCGACGAGGTCGGCGAGTGGATTGCCTCCGACTACGCGCTGACCCGCCAGGTGGAGGACGCGCTCGCCCGGGAGCTCGCGCTCCCGTCCGGGGCGGTGCTACTCGACTATCCCGCCAAGACCCAGATGCTTGGGCTCGATCTGCCCATGCTGCGGCGCGACGGTCGCGTCGAGCACCTGACCGCGGCGGGCTGGGATGGGGCCATCAATCTCCCCCGACTGAGCGAAGAGCTCTACCGGAGCGCCCGGCGGCTTCGGGTTCTCACCGCCAATCGGGCCCCCGTTCCGGCGGATCGGGTGCTGTCGGTACTCCGTCTGGAGGCCAGCGACGTCCGGGAGCGGCTGGCGGACGGTCGACCGCTGCTCAGCTAGCAGCCGGCGGGGCCGCGGGCTCGGTCCGGCTCCGCCCATGCGCCTCGGCCAGCTTGCGGCCGAGGCCGCGGTAGAAGGCGGCCTCGACGCCCTTCCCCTCCTCGTCGAGCGAGAGCGCACAGCGCTCGATCGCGTACAGGAGGTTGCCGAGATAGAGCTCGGCGAGGGTGCCTACGGACTCCGAGGGCATACGGGCGAGGAACGCCGCCTCAGGCGGCGTTGCCGTGCACCTGAAGGACCTGCACGACGATGGCCGTGATATTGTCGAGACCACCTCGGCGGTTCGCCTCGGTGATCATGGCCGCCACCATGGCACCCGGCGTCTGCTGGGACTCCATGATCTTCTTGAGCTGCGGATCCTCGACCATGCCGGTGAGACCGTCGGAAGCGACCAGGAAGAGGTCGCCGTTCTGGATCTCGCCCGTGAGGATGTCCGCCTCCACGGCGGCGTTGGCCCCCACGCACCGGGTGATCACGTTGCTGTAGGGGTGGTAGCGCGCCTGTTCCGGCGTAAGGAAACCGGCGTCAACCTGCTCCTGTACGTAGGAGTGGTCCTTGGTGACCTGCCGGAAGACCCCGTCCCGCAGCAGGTAGACGCGGGAGTCGCCGATGTGGCCGATGAGGTAGCGCCCCTGCCCCATCATGAGGCACGACGCGGTGGTGCCCATCCCCTGCTTGTCCGCTTCCTCGATCGTGCGCTCGTAGATCGCGCGATTGGCGGCCTTCAGGGCCTCGGCCATTCGGGGGCCGGCGGCGTCCTGTGCGACATCGCGGACGTCGGTGAGGTCGCGGGCCACGATCTGGACAGCCATCTCGCTCGCCACTTCCCCCGCGGCGTGCCCGCCCATGCCATCGGCCACGATGAAGAGCCCGCGCTCCTGATCGGCATCGGCATAAAGACTGTCTTCGTTGCCTGCCCGAATGCGTCCGACATCGGTACCGGCGGCGACAGAAAGCTGCACGTGGGTGGGGTGATTCGTCTCGTGGGGGACTGCGTGCTGCGCGTACGGCGAAAGCCGAGAGCGAAGCTACCCGAAGGTTGCGCCGGTTGGCAAGCGTGGCGACGAGGTCGCTGGCCGCAAATCGCCGGCCTGCAGCCGAAAGAGCCGCTCATAGAGGCCACCGGCGGCCACCAGCGCACGGTGGGTGCCGCGCTCGACGACCTCGCCGTGATGGAGCACCAGGATCTCGTCGGCGTGCACGATGGTGCTCAGGCGGTGGGCAATCGCGAGCGTGGTCCGGCCGGCCATGAGCGCCGACACGGCCTGCTGGATCTCGGCCTCGATGTGCGAATCGACGGCGCTGGTGGCTTCGTCCAGGATGAGGAGCGCGGGATCAGCCGCAATAGCGCGGGCGAAGGCGAGCAGCTGACGCTCTCCGACGCTGACGCCGCCACCGCGTTCGCCCAGCTCGTGACGCCATCCCTGTGGCAGCCGGTCGATCACCCGGTCGGCACCCACCCGTGCGGCGGCGGCGGCCAAGGCGGTGTCGTCGATGGCGGCAGAGAGCCGGAGATTACTCGCGATATCGCCGGCAAAGAGGAAGATGTCCTGTTGGACATACCCGACGACCGACCGCAGGACGTCCACGGGCAGCTCCCGAATGTCCGTGCCATTGACCAGAATGCGGCCGCGCTGTGGCTCGTGGAAGCGCAGGAGCAGGTTGACGATGGTCGTCTTGCCGGCCCCGGTATGCCCCACCAGCGCGATGGACTGCCCGGGTGCGGCGGTGAACGACACGCCCCGCAGCACCCACCGGGGCTCGTCGGACGTCGCGACCGGGGTCGGCGCGGCATCGGTCGCGCTCTCCTCGGTCACGCCCCCCTCCCGGCCATACGCGAACCACACGTCGTCGAAGGTGACGGTGACCCCGGTCGCCCGCAGCGCGGCGACGCGCTCCATCCGGTTCGCCGTGGGCGCGAGCCCCGGTGCCTCCGGCGTATCGAGCAGGCCGAAGATCCGTTCGGCCGCCGCCATGGCGCCCTGCAGGATGTTGTACTTCTCCGAGAGGTCCTGCAGCGGCTGAAAGAAGCGACGCACGAGTTGCAGGAATGCCGCGACGGTGCCCACGGTGAGAGCACCCGAGCCCACCTGCTCCCCCGCCGTCATCAGCAGGCTCGCGAGGGCAAGCGTGGTCAGAAACTCGATGACCGGGAAGTACAGCGCATAGACCGTGATCGAGCGCAGGTGCGCATCCAGATGCTCCTGATTGAGAGTCTGGAAGCGCGCGATCTCGCGTGGTTCGCGCCCAAAGAGCTGCACGATGCGCAGCCCGGCCAGGCGCTCGCCGAGGAAGGCATTCAGCCGGGCCAGGCGCGCGCGGATCTCCCGGTACGCGTTTCGCACCCGCTGCTGGAAGAGGCGCGACGCCAGCAGCACGAACGGGATCACGACGAACGCCGCCAGGGCCAGCCGCCAGTTGACGACCAGCATGGCCACGCCGATGGCAAGCAGCGTGAACAGATCCCCCAGGCCCGAGACGACGCCCGCGGTGAAGAGCTCGTTGAGCGCCTCCACATCGCTGGTCACGCGGGTGACGAGCCGCCCGACCGGGGTCCGGTCGAAGTAGCTGATGGGCAGCGCCTGCAGTCGGGCAAAGACCGCATCCCGCAGATCGCGCATCACCCGCTGCCCGAGCAGCGAGGTGAACCAGTTCTCGCCGAAGGCGGCGGCAAACTGGACCACCAGCAACGCGGCGAACGCGAGGGCGACCCGCGTCACCAGCCCACCGTCGCGGGTGGGGAGCGCCCGGTCGATGACCCAGCGCGTCAGGAAGGGGCCCGCCAGTTGCATGGCCGCCGCGACCGCAATGCAGCTGAGCGCTGCCAGCATGAGCGGCCGGTATGGACGCACGTATACCAGAAGACGCCGCACGAGACGCGCGTCGTACGCCTTCCCCAGCGCGTCGTCGTCGGGAGATCCGGATCCAGCTACGGCAGCCATGCCCGGCGCAATCTAGCGGAGCGGGACCGGAATTCGCGGGACCCGGTTGGCGGTCCCGATAGTTTTCCGGGGATGAAGGACAAGATCCGTATCCGCGGGGCCCGGCAGCACAATCTCAAAGGCTTCGACCTGGACCTCCCCCGACGGGCCATCACCGTGGTGACCGGCGTGTCGGGGTCGGGGAAATCGTCGCTGGCGTTCGACACGATCTATGCCGAAGGACAGCGGCGCTACGTGGAGTCGCTCTCGGCGTACGCGCGCCAGTTCCTCGAGCGCATGGAGAAGCCGGCGGTCGACTCGGTGGACGGCCTCTCGCCAGCCGTGGCGATCGAGCAGAAGAATCCGACGCGCACGTCGCGCTCCACCGTGGGAACCGCGACCGAGATCTACGACTATCTCCGCCTGCTCTGGGCCCGCGTGGGGCGCACCTACTGCCGGGTCTGCAACCGCGAGCTCAAGCCGGATACGGTGCAGTCGGTCACGGATATCGCGCTGGCGTTGCCGGAGGGCACGCGCTTCATGGTCGCCTGCCCGTTGGTGCGCTCCACCGAGGTCACGCATGCCGTGATCGCCGAGAATCTGCGCGCCCGCGGATTCGTGCGCGTGGCCGTGGGGACGACCGTGCATCACCTCGATGAGCTCACGCCGGCGGTGCTGGACCTGGCGAGCGCCGCCGACGTGCTCGTGGTCATCGACCGCTTGCGCGTGGAGAGCACGAGCCGCGGACGCATCGCCGACGCCGTGCAGACCGCGTTCAACGAGGGGGACGGCGATGCGGTGCTGCTCTTCCCCGAACCGGTGCAGCCGCCGGCCGGACTCGTGGCCGGCGACCGCCCCACGCCGCGGCTGTCGTTCACCGAACGCTTCGAGTGCCCGAATGACGGGACGCGCGCGCCGCTGCCCACGCCGCAGCTGTTCTCGTTCAACAATCCGCGCGGCGCCTGCCCCACCTGCAACGGATTCGGTGCCACGCTCGATTACGACGAAGCGCTGATCGTCCCCAATCAGGAGCGCTCGGTGCGCGAGGGCGCCATCGACCCGTGGACGGCGCCGCGCTACGAAAAGCAGCGCCGGCTGGTGGTGGAGTTTGCCCGCACGATCGGGGTAAGCCCCGATACACCGTGGAAGCAGTTGCCGGCGAAAGCGCGCGAACAGTTCCTGCACGCCAAAACGCGCGCGTATACCGGCATCTATCCCTTCCTCGACGCGCTGGAGGAGAAGAAGTACAAGCAGTACATCCGCATCTTCCTGCGGCAGTACCAGAGTGCCCGCGACTGCCGCAGCTGCGGCGGCACCAAGCTGCAACCGGATGCGCTGCAGGTCCGCGTGACCGATCGCACCATTGCCGATGTCGCGCGCCTGCCGGTCCGCGACCTGCGCACGTGGCTGGACGACCTGTCGCTCACCGGGGCGGATGCGCAGATCGCCGACACGGTGCTGCGGGAGGCCCGCGCGCGCACCCGCTTTCTGAGCGACGTCGGACTCACGTACCTCACGCTCGATCGCGCGACCCGCACGCTCTCGGGCGGCGAAGCGCAGCGCATCACCTTGGCCAATGCGCTTGGGGCCGCGCTCGTGGACGCGACCTATGTGCTCGACGAGCCGAGCATCGGCCTGCATCCCCGCGATCTCGATCGCCTGCTCACGCTGCTCGTGCGGCTCCGGGAGCTCGGCAACACCGTCATCATGGTGGAGCATGACCTGGAGGCGATGCGCATCGCCGACCACATGGTGGAGATGGGCCCGGCCGCAGGCGAGCATGGCGGCCAGGTGGTGTTCAGTGGCCCGATGCGCGACGTCGCGCAGAGCCCGTTGACCGGTCAGTACCTCACCGGCGCGCGCACGATTCCGGTGCCGGCGCACCGCCGCCCGGTGGGACCACGCTGGCTCGAGCTCACCGGCGCCCGCGCGCACAACGTGCACGGTGTGGACCTGCGCATTCCGCTCGGGGCGATGACGGTAGTGACGGGGGTGTCAGGCTCGGGCAAGAGCACACTCGTGCACGATGTGCTCTTTCACGCGCTGGAGTCGTCGCTGCACGGCGAGCATTCGGCCAAGGAGCATCTGGGGGAGACCGTCGGCAGCTACACCAGCCTCACCGGTGCCGAGCATCTCGATGATGTGGTGCTCGTGGACCAGAGCCCGATCGGCAAGTCTCCCCGCTCGAATCCGGTGACATACGTGAAGGCGTACGACGAAATCCGGAAGCTGTTCGCCGAAACGCCGCTGTCGAAGACGCGGGGCTACGGGCCTGGCCACTTTTCCTTCAATGTGGCGGGCGGGCGATGCGAGACCTGCGAGGGGGCCGGCGCGATCGAAGTGGAGATGGTGTTCATGGCCGACGTCTTCGTGCCCTGCGACGCCTGCGGCGGCAAGCGCTTCAAGCCCGAGGTGCTGGAGGTCCGCGTCAAGAACAAAACGATCGCCGACGTGCTCGAGCTGACGGTCGACGAAGCCATTCGCTTCTTCCCCCGCGAAGACAAACTCGCGCAGGCGCTCTGGCATGTGCAGCAGGTCGGCCTGGGGTATCTGCGCCTGGGCCAACCGGCGACGACGCTCAGCGGCGGCGAGGCGCAGCGCCTCAAGATCGCGCGCGAGCTGGCGCTCACCGCGAAAGGCGCCGCGCGCAAACTGTACGTCCTGGATGAGCCCACCACCGGCCTCCATCTCGAGGACATCCGCCGGTTGGCCCAGGTGTTTGAGCGCCTGCTGGATCAGGGCCATACCCTGCTGCTGATCGAGCATCATCTGGATGTGATCAAGCTCGCCGACTGGATCGTGGACCTGGGCCCCGATGGCGGCGACGGCGGCGGGCGCGTGGTGGTCGCGGGGCGCCCCGAGGAGATCGTGCGGCACGCGGGTTCGCATACCGGCAAGTGGCTGGCGACGGTGCTGCCCACGTCGTAAACGGCGGTCCCGCAAGCGATTGCCTCGTGCGGCTTGACTCCGGCAATCGGCCCGGTGATAATACGAGGCTCTGGTGCGGCCGGTTGGCATGGCCGAGCCGGGGTGCTATTCCCGGGTAGCTCAGGTGGTAGAGCAGGTGACTGTTAATCACCCTGTCGGGGGTTCGAGTCCCTCCCCGGGAGCTGTCAACACAAGTCGATACACAGGAACGCCCGTGGCCACATCGGCCGCGGGCGTTTTTGTTGTGCCGGGCGCGACGCGGGCGGCGGATCTGGCGGAGCCCCGATGGCGCGAACGCGCGCTGAATGAATGCATGTTCATGAACATCTCAACATCTATGCCGCCGCGTGTTTCGCGCGCGGACAACGTCATCACGGTGTTCGTGCAAAGCGAGCATCGGTGATGACGTGCTATCGCGTGAGGCGTCGTGTCAGTGAAGCATTGCAGGCGTTGAGCCGCGCGACTCGAACGGAGCCGCGGGTGCTCACGACCGTTGTTCACTGAGCCCAATCGATATGCTCCGATTCACGCGACGCCGACGGCAGGCGGGGTACACCACGATCGAATTGATCATGGTGGTGGTCGTGACGGGCGTGCTGTTCGCGATCACGCTGCCCCGTTTCTCGACCATCAAGTACGGCACCACGCTGCGCGCCGGCCGACAGCAGCTTTCGAGCGTGGTGGCCAGCGCGCGCGCGGCGGCACTGCTCAAGGGAAAGTCGGCGGTGCTCGTGACCGGCTCCAACATCGCGACCGTGTGGGCTCAGACCGGCCTCGCCGGCAACTGGGTGCGCGTCGCCGGGCCGGTTCGCTTTGACGACACGGGGCTGACGCTCACGCCGCTGGGCAATGCGCCGGCGGCGCTGGTTTACGACGCGCGCGGGCTGCTGTCGCCCGTGCCGGCGGAAATTCTCAAGTACGAGTTGTCCATGCCGGGCTATGCCGACACGCTCTGCGTCAGCCGGGCCGGTGTGATCATGCAGAAGGGGTGCACGCTATGACCACCTGCCCACCGCAGACCGCGGCGCGCGCGCCGCGACGGCGCACCACCCGTGGCGGCTTCACGATCATCGAAGTCCTGGTGTCGTGCGTGATGCTCCTCGTCGCCGTCTCGGCGCTCCTCGGCTC
Protein-coding regions in this window:
- a CDS encoding carboxypeptidase-like regulatory domain-containing protein codes for the protein MSSLSAVIRRLVCVLALLVAGQATASAQNVDIIRGRVTGTDTLPIANVLVTATTLTGNVSRTARTDKNGRYTISFPGGEGDYWVTFSSVGLTPRRMQVKRTADQEILIANARLSPAAIELAAVQVTERVAASRSDTVSDVSGTEKTVGDDVAALLSAEQMGDLAAMASAIPGVQLLVGTDGGADQFSVLGLGGDQNNTQLNGLNFGDANLPRDAMVTTSLATAPYDVSRGGFSGGQLQVRTRSGSNFVSRSLSSNLIAPSLQFADKAGIATGQQYTNLSLGGSASGPIKADRAFYNGSFQFDRRMQDVQTLLSGNDIGFQTAGVSPDSVSRLLNILGSSNIPVTVGDYSSQRIVSRGSLLSQFDYVPQNSKRGSTYSFTTSGNFTNTSPVGAGGGFGGFGGGAASLFTPSRDGTRLNYSGSTQLRHSGQVGWGGLFTETTLGYSASKSQSDPYLTLPSGIVRVNSDLSDGSASVSNLLFGGSPSLNVGSGNSSLAFNNTLSWFSASNRHRVKLTTELRRDAFSQDFTNNEWGTFSFNSLADLQANKPASFTRTLTPRTRTGNQIVGAMSLGDAWRPTNDLQVQYGVRVDGNHFGRAPQYNADVESKFGVDNAYAPNKLYVSPRIGFSWTLGQADQMALLPGMIRAPRAVIRGGIGLFQNMPGTQLMSNAIDNTGLPNAPLQLNCIGAATPIPNWTQYAANTTNIPSACADGTNGTIFSASTPNVTLFSQDYLAQRALRSNLSWSGAILKNRLTATIDATYSRNQFQQGFVDMNFPGIQGFTLANEGNRPVYVTPTAIVPTTGQIAWRQARKVDAYGRVTQQTSNLESESRQLTFSLRPLQFNSQWSWNVSYVLADVREEYLGFNSTVGLPLGTEWSRGTNFARHQIQYSLSYNFFDAVRVQWGGNFRSGINYTPTVNQDINGDSYGNDRAFVFDPTKVSDPTLQAGLNNLLATGTKEAVSCLRSQMGGFAARNSCQGPWTMSGNLNINFNSLKIGLPQRANLSLQIANPLNGLDRLINGDDNLKGWGSNPAPDGRLLYVRGFDPVTNSFKYEVNERFGSTRPQQTTIRANPTAITAQLRWDVGPTREQQQLLQQLDRGRTRSGNKPSLQQLRGTANVGLINPMQQLLQQADTLKLTRKQADSLATLNRLYILKSDSIWTPVAKFLSELPDRYNHDDAYHRYKKAREQSIDILIAIAPGIRQMLTPAQIRILPTTVVNFLDKRSLTGLRSGTAGNNRFAGGGFGGGMR
- a CDS encoding HD domain-containing protein, with product MEILRDPLWNNIRLDPLALTLLETPVVQRLRYVRQLGLAFLVYPGATHSRFEHALGAWHLAGMAMRLLEERGALAGISVRDQQVVRAAALLHDVGHYPFSHALEEIGVTDHEEVARPLITSGIIADHLQAALGPTAPEEIFALIAGRSAHPLQGLISGSIDLDKIEYLKRDATMCGVPYGEIDVDRLLNSLVVVSTSEGARAVGVHEKGLSALESLLFAKYQMYRNVYWHHAVRSATAMYKRLVAVAIETGAVDSRAVARFTDEGLLVHLDTPSLCAEARQLLDAIRVRQLHKRAYECPAATLGDEVGEWIASDYALTRQVEDALARELALPSGAVLLDYPAKTQMLGLDLPMLRRDGRVEHLTAAGWDGAINLPRLSEELYRSARRLRVLTANRAPVPADRVLSVLRLEASDVRERLADGRPLLS
- a CDS encoding Stp1/IreP family PP2C-type Ser/Thr phosphatase, with the protein product MQLSVAAGTDVGRIRAGNEDSLYADADQERGLFIVADGMGGHAAGEVASEMAVQIVARDLTDVRDVAQDAAGPRMAEALKAANRAIYERTIEEADKQGMGTTASCLMMGQGRYLIGHIGDSRVYLLRDGVFRQVTKDHSYVQEQVDAGFLTPEQARYHPYSNVITRCVGANAAVEADILTGEIQNGDLFLVASDGLTGMVEDPQLKKIMESQQTPGAMVAAMITEANRRGGLDNITAIVVQVLQVHGNAA
- a CDS encoding ABC transporter ATP-binding protein/permease; the encoded protein is MAAVAGSGSPDDDALGKAYDARLVRRLLVYVRPYRPLMLAALSCIAVAAAMQLAGPFLTRWVIDRALPTRDGGLVTRVALAFAALLVVQFAAAFGENWFTSLLGQRVMRDLRDAVFARLQALPISYFDRTPVGRLVTRVTSDVEALNELFTAGVVSGLGDLFTLLAIGVAMLVVNWRLALAAFVVIPFVLLASRLFQQRVRNAYREIRARLARLNAFLGERLAGLRIVQLFGREPREIARFQTLNQEHLDAHLRSITVYALYFPVIEFLTTLALASLLMTAGEQVGSGALTVGTVAAFLQLVRRFFQPLQDLSEKYNILQGAMAAAERIFGLLDTPEAPGLAPTANRMERVAALRATGVTVTFDDVWFAYGREGGVTEESATDAAPTPVATSDEPRWVLRGVSFTAAPGQSIALVGHTGAGKTTIVNLLLRFHEPQRGRILVNGTDIRELPVDVLRSVVGYVQQDIFLFAGDIASNLRLSAAIDDTALAAAAARVGADRVIDRLPQGWRHELGERGGGVSVGERQLLAFARAIAADPALLILDEATSAVDSHIEAEIQQAVSALMAGRTTLAIAHRLSTIVHADEILVLHHGEVVERGTHRALVAAGGLYERLFRLQAGDLRPATSSPRLPTGATFG
- the uvrA gene encoding excinuclease ABC subunit UvrA, whose product is MKDKIRIRGARQHNLKGFDLDLPRRAITVVTGVSGSGKSSLAFDTIYAEGQRRYVESLSAYARQFLERMEKPAVDSVDGLSPAVAIEQKNPTRTSRSTVGTATEIYDYLRLLWARVGRTYCRVCNRELKPDTVQSVTDIALALPEGTRFMVACPLVRSTEVTHAVIAENLRARGFVRVAVGTTVHHLDELTPAVLDLASAADVLVVIDRLRVESTSRGRIADAVQTAFNEGDGDAVLLFPEPVQPPAGLVAGDRPTPRLSFTERFECPNDGTRAPLPTPQLFSFNNPRGACPTCNGFGATLDYDEALIVPNQERSVREGAIDPWTAPRYEKQRRLVVEFARTIGVSPDTPWKQLPAKAREQFLHAKTRAYTGIYPFLDALEEKKYKQYIRIFLRQYQSARDCRSCGGTKLQPDALQVRVTDRTIADVARLPVRDLRTWLDDLSLTGADAQIADTVLREARARTRFLSDVGLTYLTLDRATRTLSGGEAQRITLANALGAALVDATYVLDEPSIGLHPRDLDRLLTLLVRLRELGNTVIMVEHDLEAMRIADHMVEMGPAAGEHGGQVVFSGPMRDVAQSPLTGQYLTGARTIPVPAHRRPVGPRWLELTGARAHNVHGVDLRIPLGAMTVVTGVSGSGKSTLVHDVLFHALESSLHGEHSAKEHLGETVGSYTSLTGAEHLDDVVLVDQSPIGKSPRSNPVTYVKAYDEIRKLFAETPLSKTRGYGPGHFSFNVAGGRCETCEGAGAIEVEMVFMADVFVPCDACGGKRFKPEVLEVRVKNKTIADVLELTVDEAIRFFPREDKLAQALWHVQQVGLGYLRLGQPATTLSGGEAQRLKIARELALTAKGAARKLYVLDEPTTGLHLEDIRRLAQVFERLLDQGHTLLLIEHHLDVIKLADWIVDLGPDGGDGGGRVVVAGRPEEIVRHAGSHTGKWLATVLPTS